The segment CAGGAAgctgactgtttctatagcaaccgaaGTTGATAAGTGCAGCTGCAGTGACACAATGACTTTACCAATTAACAACTGACTCTTTTATTCAGAAGCAGGACTATTCCACCAAATTGTGCATTGCACTTTTTCCCATTCAAGTATTAGATGTGCTGCATCTTTGTATGTTTAAAGTCTGTGGAGTTACTTTCAAAAGTAGTTAAATTACAGTATGTTGAAGAAATACTGAACAGATCACAATGATGTAAAAGCTTTATCATGTTTATAAAAAAGGAAGGAATCTGTTTTTGATTTTTCCCAATGTTTTATTAACTTTATTATCTTTTGTAACAGCAGGTTTGAAAAAATTCTTGGAAACTCACAAATCCAACATGAAGGAGAAAGCAGAATGTATTTTTGAGGGCAAGAAAGAAAATGAAGCACATCTCCAGGATGTTTACACAGAGCTCTTCATCACAGAGGGAGATATGAAGGAGGTTAATCAGGAACATGAGATTCTGAAGATTGATGATGCTTTTCAcaagaacaaacaaacacaggACAAACCAATTAAATGCAatgatatatttaaattattaaagggAAAAAATGAGAAAAAGATTGTGCTGACCAAaggagtcgctggcattggaaaaactATCTCTGTGCACaagttcatcctggactgggctgaaggaaAAGCCAATCAGGATATACACTGTGTGTTCCTGCTTCCATTCCGACAGATTAACAGCATTAAAGACAGAGATTTCAATCTCCATGAGTTTCTGCTGAGATTTTATACTGAATTGAAGGGTCTGGAAAAATCAAAGTTATATAAAGAATGTAAACTTGTCTTCATATTTGATGGACTTGATGAGAGTCAGCTGCCTTTGGAATTTGAAAGTGGAATAGTGAATGATGTTGAGGAAAGATCATCTGTAGATGTGCTGTTCACAAATCTGGTCAAACGGACTCTGCTTCCATCAGCTCTGGTCTGGGTGACCtcacgaccagcagcagccaatcagatccctcCTGAACATGTAGGTTTGTTCACTGAGGTGCAAGGATTCACTGACAAACATAAGGAGCAGTACTTCAGAAAGAGAATCACAGATAAGACTCTGGCTGTCAGAATCGTCAAACACATTAAGACAAATCGTAGtctctacatcatgtgccacattccTGTGTTCTGCTGGATCACTGCTACAGTACTTCAGGATATTCTCAAGGACAGTGAAAAGAACATCAGCACAACACtcactgaaatgtacatccacttcctgCTGATACAGATGAAAATGAAGAACCAGAAATATGATGCAAAGACAGAAAGACAACGTACAAAACTCTTACCTTTAAATAGAGAGATAATTTTGAAGCTAGCCAAGCTAGCATTTGAACAGCTGAAGCAGGAACACATTGTGTTCAGTGAGGAAGATCTGGAAAAGTGTGATATTGATGTGAGTAAAGACACTGAGTTGACAGGAATGATCGCTGAGATTTTTAAGATGGAACATGGACTTCATGACAAGAAGGTCTTCTGCTTTGTGCATCTGAGTGTTCAAGAGTTCCTCGCTGCAGTGCATGTGTTCATCTGTTACCTGAACAAGAACAAGCAGGAGCTTCAGTTCTTCTTTGATAATCCAGAAGAAAATATCACATTGCAGGAGTTACTAAAAAAGGTTGTTGATAAAGCCATGAAGAGTCAGAGAGGACATCTGGACCTGTTCCTGCGGTTTCTGATGGGCATTACACTAGAATCCAGTCAAAACCTGCTCAAGGGTCTGATCACAAAAGCTGAAGACACCACAGAGAGCATCAGACAAACAACTGAATACATTAAACAAGTGCAAAACAAGAATATCTCAGATGAAGCTTCAGTCAACCTATTCTACTGCTTGCTTGAGCTCAAGGATCATTCATTATATGAGGAAATCCAGAGTTACATCAGTTCAGATGCACATCCAGGAAGAGAGCTCTCATCTTCAATGTGCACAGTGCTGACCTACATACTGCTGATGTCAGAGAAGGTGCTGGATGACTTCAACCCAAAGAGATTCACATCATCACGAAAAAATTACATGAGACTTATTCCAGCTGTGAGAAGCTGCAAAAAAGCCCTGTGAGTAATTTTTACTGACTGCTGTTTGATCAAATATTTTATTCTACATCGTTAAACaattaaatgttgaaatattatttaaaatatcttcttgtcCTGATAGTGAAGTATAAAATATGTTGCAAAAACACTGAACATCAGAAAATAATCAAAATCAATCAAACCTTCTGTTCTTTCAGATTTGACGGCTGTGGTCTTGATGAAACATGCTGTGAAACTGTATCTTCAGCTCTCCAATCATCAGACTCCCATCTGACAGAGCTGGACCTGGGCAGCAATCacctgcaggattcaggagtgaagctgatTTATGATGGGCTGAAGAGTTCACACTGTCAGCTGAACATACTGAGGTTTGACATTCACTAAATCACTAGGTTACAATATGTGGATGAATTGCCAATTCACAACTAAAGATAGCCAATTTTCCCATTTATATTATAGAATAAATGTATCAGTGATGTTTTTCCAAGGGAACAAGGCAGGGAATGTCTACTCAAAAAAACCTAATGTAAAATCCATCTCTGTTTCCTAACATCCTGTAAAACCTGGATTTGACACTGCAGTACATTTTACTTGTATTTCTGTCATTGCGGTTTCCTTTCCATGAACTTGTTTGCAGAACACCTCGccacacaaaaatgaaccaaactc is part of the Garra rufa chromosome 1, GarRuf1.0, whole genome shotgun sequence genome and harbors:
- the LOC141321196 gene encoding NACHT, LRR and PYD domains-containing protein 12-like — translated: MASVEQHSDTQDELEDKKHKEVQMSSSVNMNAQTGGTVNAPVVTGNTITGPVTFNMIPAGHGLKKFLETHKSNMKEKAECIFEGKKENEAHLQDVYTELFITEGDMKEVNQEHEILKIDDAFHKNKQTQDKPIKCNDIFKLLKGKNEKKIVLTKGVAGIGKTISVHKFILDWAEGKANQDIHCVFLLPFRQINSIKDRDFNLHEFLLRFYTELKGLEKSKLYKECKLVFIFDGLDESQLPLEFESGIVNDVEERSSVDVLFTNLVKRTLLPSALVWVTSRPAAANQIPPEHVGLFTEVQGFTDKHKEQYFRKRITDKTLAVRIVKHIKTNRSLYIMCHIPVFCWITATVLQDILKDSEKNISTTLTEMYIHFLLIQMKMKNQKYDAKTERQRTKLLPLNREIILKLAKLAFEQLKQEHIVFSEEDLEKCDIDVSKDTELTGMIAEIFKMEHGLHDKKVFCFVHLSVQEFLAAVHVFICYLNKNKQELQFFFDNPEENITLQELLKKVVDKAMKSQRGHLDLFLRFLMGITLESSQNLLKGLITKAEDTTESIRQTTEYIKQVQNKNISDEASVNLFYCLLELKDHSLYEEIQSYISSDAHPGRELSSSMCTVLTYILLMSEKVLDDFNPKRFTSSRKNYMRLIPAVRSCKKALFDGCGLDETCCETVSSALQSSDSHLTELDLGSNHLQDSGVKLIYDGLKSSHCQLNILRLYGCNITAQSCESLSSALQSSNSVLRELDLSNNDLKDTGVKLLSDGLKRNSKLEILRFSICNLTAQSCESLSLVLRSSNSGLKELDLSNNDLKDHGVKLLSDGLKRNSKLEILRLSGCMVTKEGCDCLSSVLSSNPSHLRELDLSYNHPGDSGKRLLSEKCKNLDKLNVDHGGESRITAGLHKYSHRLTLDLNTVNKLLRLSENNRVITDTVTDQHYPDHPDRFDGYNRQVLFRESVCGRCYWEIEWRGACVFISVSYKSISRKGDGNECRFGFNDQSWSLFCSSSSYSFRHNYIETDLPVKPIISRTGVKGVYRVGVYVDHGAGTLSFYSVSDTMRHIHTEHTTFTQTLYPGFGVTIGSSVSLC